In Fusobacterium massiliense, a single window of DNA contains:
- the rph gene encoding ribonuclease PH, whose amino-acid sequence MLREDGRKFNEERKIKITKDVNIYAEGSVLIEVGNTKVICTASVSEKVPPFLRGTGKGWVTAEYSMLPRATGERNQREASKGKLSGRTVEIQRLIGRALRSAIDLEKLGERLITIDCDVIQADGGTRTSSISGGYVALALAIKKLLKEGILEENPIISNVAAISVGKLNSDLIVDLKYSEDSAAEVDMNVIMNKKGEFIEIQGTGEEATFSRKELNGLLDLAESSINRIIELQDNIINDDELKIFLATGNQHKIDEITKIFSDIKNVKILSTKDGISIPEVEEDRDTFEGNSQKKALEIAKYLNMIAIADDSGLCVDALNGEPGIYSARYSGTGNDLDNNNLLIKNLQGKNDRNAKFVSVISLAKPNGEVYSFRGEIAGKIIDEPKGNTGFGYDPHFFVGEFQKTLAELPELKNKISHRAKALEKLKKELKEIL is encoded by the coding sequence GGAAGAAAATTTAATGAAGAAAGAAAAATAAAAATAACAAAAGATGTTAATATTTATGCAGAAGGTTCTGTTTTAATTGAAGTTGGAAATACAAAAGTTATCTGTACTGCAAGTGTTAGTGAGAAAGTTCCTCCATTCTTGAGAGGAACAGGTAAAGGTTGGGTAACTGCTGAATACTCTATGTTACCGAGAGCAACAGGTGAAAGAAATCAAAGAGAAGCAAGTAAGGGAAAACTAAGTGGTAGAACCGTTGAAATTCAAAGACTTATTGGTAGGGCTTTAAGATCTGCTATTGATTTAGAGAAATTAGGAGAGAGATTAATTACTATTGACTGTGATGTTATACAAGCTGATGGTGGAACAAGAACTTCATCAATAAGTGGTGGTTATGTTGCCCTAGCTCTTGCTATAAAAAAACTATTAAAAGAAGGTATTTTAGAAGAAAATCCAATAATCTCGAATGTTGCTGCAATTAGTGTTGGAAAATTAAATTCAGATTTAATTGTTGATTTAAAATATTCAGAAGATTCAGCAGCTGAAGTTGATATGAATGTTATTATGAATAAAAAAGGAGAGTTTATTGAAATTCAAGGAACTGGAGAAGAAGCTACTTTTTCAAGAAAAGAATTAAATGGACTTTTAGATTTAGCTGAAAGTAGCATAAATAGAATTATAGAATTACAAGATAATATTATTAATGATGATGAATTAAAAATATTTTTAGCCACAGGAAATCAACATAAAATAGATGAAATAACTAAAATTTTTTCTGATATAAAAAATGTAAAAATTCTTTCAACTAAAGATGGTATATCTATTCCAGAAGTTGAAGAAGATAGAGATACTTTTGAGGGAAATTCTCAAAAAAAGGCTTTAGAAATTGCTAAGTATCTTAATATGATTGCTATTGCTGATGATTCAGGGCTTTGTGTTGATGCTTTAAATGGTGAACCTGGTATTTATTCTGCAAGATATAGTGGTACTGGTAATGATTTAGATAATAATAACTTATTAATCAAAAATTTACAAGGTAAAAATGATAGGAATGCTAAATTCGTATCAGTAATAAGTCTAGCTAAACCAAATGGAGAAGTTTACTCTTTTAGAGGAGAAATTGCTGGAAAAATTATAGATGAACCTAAAGGTAATACTGGATTTGGATATGACCCTCATTTCTTTGTTGGAGAATTTCAAAAAACTTTAGCAGAATTACCTGAACTTAAAAACAAAATAAGTCATAGAGCTAAAGCATTAGAAAAACTAAAAAAAGAATTAAAAGAAATTTTATAA
- a CDS encoding tRNA dihydrouridine synthase, translated as MKKIYIAPIAGVTDYTFRGILEEFKPDLIFTEMVSVNALSVLNDKTISKILRLREGNAVQIFGEDIEKIKSSAKYIENLGVKHINLNCGCPMKKIVNCGYGAALVKEPEKIRTILSELRSCLKDDTKISIKIRIGYKEPENYIKIGKIAEEIGCDHITVHGRTREQLYSGKADWQYIKEVKDNISIPVIGNGDIFTGEDALEKISYSNVDGVMLARGIFGNPWLIEDIREILEYGEIKTPTTKEDKIKMAIEHLKRTRLDNDEKFVFDVRKHISWYLKGLENSTEAKRKINQIDDYDEIIRLLEGLY; from the coding sequence ATGAAAAAAATATATATAGCTCCCATTGCTGGAGTAACAGATTATACTTTTAGAGGAATATTAGAAGAATTTAAACCAGATTTAATTTTTACAGAAATGGTCAGTGTAAATGCACTTTCTGTTTTGAATGATAAGACAATTTCAAAAATTTTAAGATTAAGAGAAGGAAATGCTGTTCAAATTTTTGGAGAAGATATTGAAAAAATAAAATCAAGTGCAAAATATATTGAAAATTTAGGAGTTAAACATATCAATTTAAATTGTGGTTGCCCCATGAAAAAAATAGTAAATTGTGGTTATGGAGCAGCTCTTGTAAAAGAACCAGAAAAAATAAGGACTATTTTATCAGAATTGAGATCATGTTTAAAAGACGACACAAAAATTTCTATAAAAATTAGAATAGGTTATAAAGAGCCAGAAAATTATATTAAAATTGGAAAGATTGCTGAAGAAATTGGTTGTGATCATATAACAGTCCATGGTAGAACTAGAGAACAACTATATTCTGGGAAAGCTGATTGGCAATATATAAAGGAAGTAAAAGATAATATTTCTATCCCAGTTATAGGAAATGGAGATATTTTTACTGGTGAAGATGCTCTTGAAAAAATATCTTATTCTAATGTTGATGGAGTTATGTTAGCTAGAGGAATATTTGGAAATCCTTGGCTTATTGAAGATATTAGAGAAATTTTAGAATATGGAGAAATAAAAACTCCAACTACAAAAGAAGATAAAATTAAAATGGCAATAGAACATTTGAAAAGAACTAGACTTGATAATGATGAAAAATTTGTTTTTGATGTTAGAAAACATATATCTTGGTATTTAAAAGGTCTAGAAAACTCAACAGAAGCAAAGAGAAAAATAAATCAGATTGATGATTATGATGAAATAATAAGATTACTGGAAGGATTATACTAG
- a CDS encoding transketolase — MKDISFLKEKAKEIRRSIVSMIAEAKSGHPGGSLSATDILTALYFSEMNIDPNNPKMEGRDRFVLSKGHAAPAIYSTLAEKGYFSKDELLTLRKFGSRLQGHPDMKKLPGIEISTGSLGQGLSVTNGMALNAKIYDEKYRTYIVLGDGEIQEGQIWEAAMTAAHYKLDNLCAFLDHNNLQIDGNVSEIMGIEPVNKKWEAFGWNVIEIDGHNFEEILSALDKAKECKGKPTIIIAKTIKGKGVSFMENVCGFHGVAPTADELSRALAELV; from the coding sequence ATGAAAGATATTAGTTTTTTAAAAGAAAAAGCTAAAGAAATTAGAAGATCTATTGTTTCTATGATAGCTGAAGCAAAATCAGGACATCCAGGTGGTTCTTTATCTGCAACTGATATACTTACTGCTTTATATTTTTCTGAAATGAATATAGATCCTAATAATCCAAAAATGGAGGGAAGAGATAGATTTGTTTTATCAAAAGGACATGCTGCTCCTGCAATCTATTCTACTTTAGCTGAAAAAGGATATTTTTCTAAAGATGAACTATTAACTTTAAGAAAATTTGGAAGTAGATTACAAGGTCACCCTGATATGAAAAAACTTCCAGGTATTGAAATTTCTACTGGTTCACTAGGGCAAGGGTTATCTGTTACTAATGGTATGGCTCTAAATGCAAAAATTTATGATGAAAAATACAGAACTTACATCGTATTAGGAGATGGAGAAATACAAGAAGGTCAAATTTGGGAAGCTGCAATGACAGCGGCTCACTATAAACTAGATAATCTATGTGCTTTCCTTGATCATAACAATCTACAAATTGACGGTAACGTTTCTGAAATTATGGGTATTGAGCCTGTAAATAAAAAATGGGAAGCTTTTGGTTGGAACGTTATTGAAATAGATGGGCATAACTTTGAAGAAATTTTATCTGCATTAGATAAAGCTAAAGAGTGTAAAGGTAAACCTACTATAATTATTGCTAAAACAATAAAAGGTAAAGGAGTTTCATTTATGGAAAATGTTTGTGGTTTCCATGGAGTTGCTCCAACAGCAGATGAATTATCAAGAGCATTGGCTGAATTAGTTTAA
- a CDS encoding transketolase family protein → MSKKSTRQAYGEALVELGKINNDIVVLDADLSKSTKTDLFKKEFPKRHINIGIAEADLIGTAAGLATCGRIPFASTFAMFAAGRAFEQIRNTVAYPKLNVKIAPTHSGISVGEDGGSHQSIEDISLMRSIPGMIVLSPCDAIETKKMVFAAAEYNGPVYLRLGRLDVETILDDNYDFQIGIANTLKDGKDVTIISTGLLTQEAMKAAQELEKENISIRVINMGTIKPLDGETVLKAAQETKFIITAEEHSVIGGLGSAVSEFLSETHPTLVKKLGVYDKFGQSGKGAEMLEKYELTAAKLISMVKENLK, encoded by the coding sequence ATGAGTAAAAAGTCTACAAGACAAGCCTATGGAGAAGCCTTAGTAGAACTTGGTAAAATAAATAATGACATAGTAGTTTTGGATGCTGATTTAAGTAAGTCTACAAAAACAGATTTATTTAAAAAAGAATTTCCAAAAAGACATATAAATATAGGAATTGCAGAAGCAGATTTAATAGGTACAGCTGCTGGACTTGCAACTTGTGGAAGAATTCCATTTGCATCAACATTTGCTATGTTTGCTGCCGGAAGAGCATTTGAACAAATAAGAAATACTGTTGCTTATCCAAAATTAAATGTTAAAATAGCTCCAACACATTCAGGAATATCTGTTGGAGAAGATGGTGGTTCTCACCAATCAATAGAAGATATTTCTCTTATGAGATCTATCCCTGGTATGATAGTACTATCTCCTTGTGATGCTATAGAAACTAAAAAAATGGTTTTTGCTGCTGCTGAATATAATGGACCGGTTTATTTAAGACTTGGAAGATTAGATGTTGAAACAATATTAGATGATAACTATGATTTTCAAATTGGTATAGCTAATACTTTAAAAGATGGTAAAGATGTAACTATTATCTCAACAGGACTTCTAACTCAAGAAGCAATGAAAGCTGCTCAAGAACTTGAAAAAGAAAATATTTCTATTAGAGTTATAAATATGGGAACTATAAAACCATTAGATGGAGAAACTGTATTAAAAGCTGCTCAAGAAACTAAATTTATAATAACTGCTGAAGAACATTCTGTTATTGGTGGTTTAGGTTCTGCTGTTTCTGAATTTTTATCAGAAACTCATCCAACTCTTGTAAAAAAACTTGGAGTTTATGATAAATTTGGACAAAGTGGTAAGGGAGCTGAAATGCTTGAAAAATATGAACTTACTGCAGCTAAATTAATTTCTATGGTTAAAGAAAATTTAAAATAA
- a CDS encoding POTRA domain-containing protein yields the protein MYRKFILLFLSVFSFTYAVDEIENKYIENGYITTKVGLDISKSDFEIGKISIFVLEGKIAKVIYGRGAILNNSRGLTQSQLEKLSEIGSKYIKDPIFQNIYKFKRRKTN from the coding sequence ATGTATAGGAAATTTATTTTATTATTTTTATCTGTGTTTTCATTTACTTATGCAGTAGATGAAATAGAAAATAAATATATTGAAAATGGATATATTACTACAAAAGTTGGACTTGATATAAGCAAGTCTGATTTTGAAATTGGTAAGATATCCATTTTTGTTTTAGAAGGAAAAATAGCTAAAGTTATATATGGAAGAGGGGCTATTTTAAATAACTCTAGAGGTTTAACACAAAGTCAATTAGAAAAACTAAGTGAAATAGGTTCAAAATATATAAAAGATCCTATTTTTCAAAATATATACAAATTCAAAAGGAGGAAAACTAACTGA
- a CDS encoding ISL3 family transposase, with protein MISLSLSDFIKNILNIQDNNISFPEENYFQIVKKNDFFIKVFKGFLKSNHCACPHCNSKNIVKNGSRIRKVKYIPYQNYNIELELTVQRYICKDCKKTFSPSTNIVSNNSSISNNLKYTIALELQKNISLTSIAKRYSISVSSVQRIMDICYSNFKVNREHLPGTICIDEFKSVKNIDGAMSFVFADFQSKSIIDIVEDRRLRSLTEYFSRFSLKAKNNVKYICMDMYAPYISLVKSIFPNGEIVLDKFHIVNLINRAFNQTRIYIMNSIQDPSLKRKLKRFWKLLLKYYPDLCEIKYYCQSFKYKLSSKDKVDYILDKIPELEINFNIYQDIIQAIKHNNFKRFEGIVEKYLGSKEKISEKMRVALKTLKKYMEYIKNMFETNITNGVIEGLNNKIKSIKRTAFGYSKFNNFKKRILIQEGIVSINA; from the coding sequence GTGATTTCATTGTCTCTATCTGATTTTATCAAAAATATCTTAAATATTCAAGATAATAATATTTCTTTTCCAGAAGAAAACTATTTTCAAATTGTTAAAAAAAACGATTTCTTTATTAAAGTTTTTAAAGGATTTCTTAAATCTAATCACTGCGCTTGTCCACATTGTAACTCTAAAAATATTGTTAAAAATGGTTCGAGAATTCGTAAAGTTAAATATATTCCTTACCAGAATTACAATATTGAACTTGAGCTTACTGTACAAAGGTATATTTGTAAGGATTGTAAAAAAACTTTTTCACCTTCCACTAATATTGTTAGTAACAATTCTAGTATATCTAATAATCTTAAATATACTATCGCGCTTGAACTTCAAAAAAATATTTCTCTTACATCTATTGCTAAGAGATATAGTATTTCTGTCTCTTCTGTACAAAGAATTATGGATATCTGCTATTCTAATTTTAAGGTTAATAGAGAACATTTACCAGGAACTATTTGTATTGATGAATTTAAATCTGTTAAAAATATTGATGGCGCTATGTCTTTTGTTTTTGCTGACTTTCAAAGTAAGAGCATTATCGATATAGTGGAAGATAGAAGACTTCGTTCTCTTACAGAATATTTTTCAAGATTTTCTTTAAAAGCTAAAAATAATGTGAAATATATTTGTATGGATATGTATGCTCCATATATTAGCTTAGTTAAATCTATCTTTCCTAATGGAGAAATAGTTCTAGATAAATTTCATATTGTTAACCTTATTAACAGAGCATTTAATCAAACTAGAATATATATTATGAACTCTATTCAAGATCCTTCTTTAAAAAGAAAATTAAAGAGATTTTGGAAGTTATTATTAAAATATTATCCTGACCTTTGCGAAATAAAATACTACTGTCAAAGTTTTAAGTACAAATTAAGTAGTAAAGATAAAGTAGATTATATTCTTGATAAAATACCTGAATTAGAAATTAATTTTAATATATATCAAGATATTATCCAAGCAATTAAACATAATAATTTTAAAAGATTTGAAGGAATAGTAGAAAAATATCTTGGAAGTAAAGAAAAAATTTCTGAGAAAATGAGAGTTGCTTTAAAAACTCTTAAAAAATATATGGAATATATTAAAAATATGTTTGAAACTAATATTACTAATGGAGTAATAGAAGGTTTAAATAATAAAATTAAATCAATAAAAAGAACTGCATTTGGATATTCAAAATTTAACAATTTCAAAAAGCGTATATTAATTCAAGAAGGAATTGTTTCAATTAATGCTTAA
- a CDS encoding DUF1667 domain-containing protein, with protein sequence MEKEMICIVCPVGCHIKVNTETYEVKGNSCPRGAVYGKEELTAPKRVVTSTVKIKNALDHRCPIKTNKAIPKEMNFKLMEELKNVELVAPVKRGDIVIKDVFGTGADVVVTKDM encoded by the coding sequence ATGGAAAAGGAAATGATATGTATAGTTTGTCCTGTTGGTTGTCATATAAAAGTTAACACAGAAACTTACGAAGTAAAAGGAAATTCTTGTCCTAGAGGGGCAGTTTATGGAAAAGAAGAATTAACAGCTCCTAAAAGAGTTGTAACTTCAACTGTAAAAATAAAAAATGCTTTAGACCATAGATGTCCAATAAAGACTAATAAGGCTATACCAAAAGAAATGAATTTTAAACTTATGGAAGAGTTAAAAAATGTTGAACTTGTAGCTCCAGTAAAAAGAGGAGATATTGTAATTAAAGATGTCTTTGGAACAGGGGCAGATGTTGTTGTAACAAAAGATATGTAG
- a CDS encoding NAD(P)/FAD-dependent oxidoreductase, whose protein sequence is MNMKYDLVVVGGGPAGLAAAIEAKKNGVDSILVIERAKELGGILQQCIHNGFGLHEFKEELTGPEYAQRFMDQLFELNIEYKLDTMVLEVSENKIVQAINSVDGYMIIEAKSVVLTMGCRERTRGAIAIPGDRPAGVFTAGAAQRYINMEGYMVGKRVVILGSGDIGLIMARRLTLEGAKVLAVAELMPFSGGLMRNIVQCLEDYNIPLYLSHTVVDIIGKDRVEKVIIAKVDENKKPIPGTEIEYECDTLLLSVGLIPENDISRATGIKIDPRTNGPIVNELMETSIEGIFASGNVVHVHDLVDFVSIESRKAGKAAARYIKGEVTDGKYIEVQTGNGIGYTVPQKFRMENIEKNLELSMRVRQIYKDVKIVVKSNDFVIHSVKKAHMAPGEMEKITLSKTILRKIDSDKIVVEVVEGDK, encoded by the coding sequence ATGAATATGAAATATGATTTAGTTGTTGTTGGAGGAGGCCCTGCAGGTCTTGCTGCTGCAATAGAAGCAAAAAAGAATGGAGTAGATAGTATACTTGTTATAGAAAGAGCTAAGGAATTAGGTGGAATTTTACAACAATGTATTCACAATGGTTTTGGTCTACATGAATTTAAAGAAGAATTAACAGGTCCTGAATATGCTCAAAGATTTATGGATCAATTATTTGAATTAAATATTGAATATAAATTAGATACAATGGTTTTGGAAGTATCTGAAAATAAAATAGTTCAAGCTATAAACTCTGTTGATGGATATATGATAATTGAAGCAAAATCTGTTGTTTTAACTATGGGTTGTAGAGAGAGAACAAGAGGAGCAATAGCTATTCCTGGTGACAGACCTGCTGGAGTATTTACAGCTGGAGCAGCTCAAAGATATATCAATATGGAAGGATATATGGTTGGGAAGAGAGTAGTTATTTTAGGTTCTGGAGATATTGGACTTATAATGGCAAGAAGACTTACACTTGAAGGTGCAAAAGTTTTAGCTGTTGCAGAACTTATGCCTTTCTCTGGAGGACTAATGAGAAATATAGTTCAATGTTTGGAAGACTATAATATTCCTTTATACTTAAGTCATACTGTTGTAGATATAATAGGGAAAGATAGGGTTGAAAAAGTTATAATAGCTAAAGTTGATGAAAATAAAAAACCTATACCTGGAACAGAAATTGAATATGAATGTGATACTTTACTTTTATCTGTTGGACTTATTCCAGAAAACGATATATCAAGAGCAACAGGAATTAAAATAGATCCTAGAACAAATGGACCAATAGTAAATGAACTTATGGAAACAAGTATTGAAGGAATATTTGCATCTGGAAATGTTGTTCATGTTCATGACCTTGTAGACTTTGTTAGTATCGAATCAAGAAAAGCTGGAAAAGCTGCTGCAAGATATATAAAAGGTGAAGTTACAGATGGTAAGTATATAGAAGTACAAACAGGAAATGGCATAGGTTATACTGTTCCACAAAAGTTTAGAATGGAAAATATAGAAAAAAATCTTGAACTTTCTATGAGAGTTAGACAAATATATAAAGATGTAAAAATAGTTGTGAAGTCAAATGACTTTGTAATTCATTCAGTTAAAAAAGCTCATATGGCTCCTGGAGAAATGGAAAAAATTACTTTATCTAAAACTATTTTAAGAAAAATTGATTCTGATAAAATCGTTGTAGAAGTTGTAGAGGGGGATAAATAA
- a CDS encoding NAD(P)/FAD-dependent oxidoreductase, translating into MFDVVVIGAGIMGAAVSRELSKYELNILLLDKENDVSCGTTKANSAIVHAGYDAKEGSLMAKYNVEGNAMYEALCKEVDAPFRRVGSYVLAFSEKEKEHLEMLYKRGIANGVPEMEIIDAAEIQRREPHVSKEAVAALYAGTAGITGPWEFAIKLVENAMENGVELKLNAEVENIKKIDDSFEIKLKSGEIIKTKKVINAAGVYADFINNMLSNKKFKITPRIGEYYLLDKVQGYLTDSVIFQCPTEMGKGILVAKTAHGNIIAGPTASDVEDKDDVGDTLEGFETIRKFAVKSIKDVNFRDNIRNFAGLRAEADTGDFILGEAEDVKGFFNMAGTKSPGLTSAPAMAVDLAKMVVDSFGNVKKKENFIKNRKMIHFITLSPEEKAKVIEKDPRYGRIICRCENITEGEIVDAIHRKCGGRTLNGIKRRVRPGAGRCQGGFCGPRVQEILARELGKDLEDIVMEQKDSYILTGKTK; encoded by the coding sequence ATGTTTGATGTAGTTGTTATTGGTGCTGGAATAATGGGAGCAGCAGTTTCAAGAGAATTATCAAAATACGAATTGAATATTTTGTTGTTAGATAAAGAGAACGATGTTTCTTGTGGAACAACAAAAGCAAATTCAGCTATAGTACATGCTGGATATGATGCAAAAGAGGGTTCTCTTATGGCAAAGTACAATGTTGAAGGAAATGCAATGTATGAAGCTTTATGTAAGGAAGTTGACGCTCCATTTAGAAGAGTTGGTTCTTATGTATTAGCATTTTCTGAAAAAGAAAAAGAACATTTAGAAATGCTTTATAAAAGAGGAATTGCTAACGGAGTTCCAGAAATGGAAATTATAGATGCAGCAGAAATTCAAAGAAGAGAACCACATGTAAGTAAAGAAGCAGTTGCAGCACTATATGCAGGTACTGCTGGAATAACAGGTCCATGGGAATTTGCTATAAAACTTGTAGAAAATGCTATGGAAAATGGAGTAGAATTAAAACTTAATGCAGAAGTTGAAAATATAAAAAAAATTGATGATAGTTTTGAAATAAAATTAAAAAGTGGAGAAATAATAAAAACTAAAAAGGTTATAAATGCTGCTGGAGTTTATGCAGATTTTATAAATAATATGTTATCTAATAAAAAATTCAAAATTACACCAAGAATAGGAGAATATTATTTACTTGATAAAGTTCAAGGATATTTAACAGATAGTGTAATTTTCCAATGTCCAACTGAAATGGGGAAAGGAATTTTAGTAGCTAAGACAGCTCATGGAAATATAATAGCTGGTCCAACAGCTTCAGATGTTGAAGATAAAGACGATGTTGGAGATACTTTAGAAGGTTTTGAAACAATTAGAAAGTTTGCTGTAAAAAGTATAAAAGATGTTAATTTTAGAGATAATATAAGAAATTTTGCTGGTCTTAGAGCCGAAGCAGACACAGGAGATTTTATTTTAGGAGAAGCTGAAGATGTGAAAGGTTTCTTTAATATGGCAGGAACTAAATCTCCAGGACTTACATCTGCACCAGCTATGGCTGTTGATTTAGCAAAAATGGTTGTGGATAGTTTTGGAAATGTTAAGAAAAAAGAAAACTTTATTAAAAATAGAAAAATGATACATTTTATAACTTTATCTCCAGAAGAAAAAGCTAAAGTTATAGAAAAAGATCCTAGATATGGAAGAATAATTTGTAGATGTGAAAATATAACAGAGGGAGAAATTGTAGATGCTATCCATAGAAAATGTGGAGGTAGAACATTAAACGGAATTAAAAGAAGAGTCAGACCAGGTGCTGGAAGATGTCAAGGAGGTTTCTGTGGACCTCGTGTACAAGAAATATTAGCAAGAGAATTAGGAAAAGACTTGGAAGATATAGTTATGGAACAAAAAGACTCATACATTTTGACAGGAAAGACTAAATAG
- the galU gene encoding UTP--glucose-1-phosphate uridylyltransferase GalU, which yields MKKVTKAVIPAAGLGTRVLPATKALPKEMLTIVDKPSLQYIVEELVESGITDIVIVTGRNKNSIEDHFDFSYELENTLKNDGKIELLNKVSHISNMANICYVRQNLPLGLGHAILKAKSFVGDEPFVIALGDDIIYNPEKPVTKQMIEKYDAYGKSLIGCQEVDIKDVSKYGIAKLDGVLDDVTFKMSDFLEKPSEKDAPSRMACLGRYLLSGKIFKYLENTKPGKNGEIQLTDAILAMMKDEEEVLAYNFSGKRYDIGSKSGLLKANIEFGLRNEETKEEIKKYLKELVVENIN from the coding sequence ATGAAAAAAGTTACTAAGGCTGTTATTCCCGCTGCTGGACTTGGAACGAGAGTTCTTCCAGCAACAAAAGCACTACCCAAAGAAATGTTAACAATAGTTGATAAACCGTCTTTACAATATATAGTTGAAGAATTAGTTGAATCTGGAATTACAGATATAGTTATTGTAACAGGTAGAAATAAAAATTCTATTGAAGACCATTTTGATTTTTCTTATGAATTAGAAAACACTTTAAAAAATGATGGTAAAATAGAATTGTTAAATAAGGTTTCTCATATTTCAAATATGGCAAATATTTGTTATGTAAGACAAAATTTACCTTTAGGACTTGGACATGCCATTTTAAAGGCAAAATCATTTGTTGGTGATGAACCTTTTGTCATTGCATTAGGAGATGACATAATTTATAATCCTGAAAAACCTGTAACAAAACAAATGATAGAAAAATATGATGCTTATGGGAAAAGCTTAATAGGTTGTCAAGAAGTTGATATTAAAGATGTTTCTAAATATGGTATAGCAAAATTAGATGGAGTTTTAGATGATGTAACTTTTAAAATGTCAGATTTCTTAGAAAAACCGTCAGAAAAAGATGCTCCATCTAGAATGGCTTGTTTAGGAAGATATTTATTGTCAGGAAAGATTTTTAAATATTTAGAAAACACAAAACCAGGTAAAAATGGAGAAATTCAATTAACAGATGCAATACTTGCTATGATGAAAGATGAAGAAGAGGTACTGGCTTATAATTTCTCTGGAAAGAGATATGATATTGGAAGTAAATCAGGGCTTTTAAAAGCTAATATTGAATTTGGTCTTAGAAATGAAGAAACTAAAGAAGAAATAAAAAAATATTTAAAAGAATTAGTAGTAGAAAACATAAATTAG